The nucleotide sequence TACACCATCGCGCCCAACCGACCATTGCCAATGGGTAAGGCATTTTCCCACGTTTTGCCGGACGGCTGATCGTACCATAATTTTAGACCGGAACTCGTTTGTGAGTAGCCGACATGGTATAAGTTCAGGAAAACGATGCACCACAGTTTTTTCATGAGTTAGCGTAATTGTCAGCAGTTTTGAATAAAATTTTATTCAAAACTATCGAATTAAAAATAGCCTCAAAGGCTCAGGCACTCGTAGGCCGTCTTCTCCCGCCGCAACCCGTGGAGGATAAAGTGATCAGGGTTTGATCAATTCCAGGCTTCCGTCGGGTTTGCGCTTCAATTCCCACACCTTGATGTTGCGCAAATGCGTCTTGCCCGACCGCTCCACGTCGTGGTAGAAGATGTACCACCTGCCCTTGAACTCGATGATGGAGTGGTGGGTCGTCCAGCCAGTAACCGGCTCCATGAAGGTACCCTGGTAGGTGAAGGGGCCGTAGGGCGAGTCGCTGGTGGCGTAGGCCAGGAAGTGGGTGTCGCCGGTGGAGTAGGAGAAGTAGTACCTGCCCTGGTACTTGTGCATCCAGGCCCCCTCGAAGAAGCGCCGGTCGTGATCGCCCGCCAGCAGCGGCTTGCCGTTTTTATCCAGGATCTGCACATCCCTGACCGGTTCGGCGAAGGTGAGCATATCATTGCTCATGCGAACTACCTTAGCACTGAGCGCAGGCTCGTTGTCTTTGCCCAGATCCGTCTTCAGCGAGGCGTTGTACTCCCCGGTATGCCAGCGCTGGAGCTGCCCGCCCCAGATACCCCCGAAGTACATGTAGGTGGTACCGTCCGTGTCGGTGAACACCGCCGGGTCGATGCTGAAGCTGCCGGGAATGGGAGCAGGTTCGGCTTTGAAGGGGCCCGTGGGCGATTTGCTGGTGGCTACGCCGATGCGGAACACATCCTGCTTATCCTTTACCGGAAAGTAGAGGTAGTATGTATCGTTTTTATACGCCGCATCAGGGGCCCACATCTGACGACCCGCCCAGGGTACGTCCTTGATGTCGAGGGCCACGCCGTGGTCGGTGACCTTGCCATCGATTTTGTCCATGGAATA is from Salmonirosea aquatica and encodes:
- a CDS encoding glycoside hydrolase family 43 protein, with amino-acid sequence MMISYNRKLISILAWASFSAVGGVCQNTTTPASPKPLVTDLYTADPSAHVFNGKIYIYPSHDIEANVPQDDEGGHFDMRDYHVYSMDKIDGKVTDHGVALDIKDVPWAGRQMWAPDAAYKNDTYYLYFPVKDKQDVFRIGVATSKSPTGPFKAEPAPIPGSFSIDPAVFTDTDGTTYMYFGGIWGGQLQRWHTGEYNASLKTDLGKDNEPALSAKVVRMSNDMLTFAEPVRDVQILDKNGKPLLAGDHDRRFFEGAWMHKYQGRYYFSYSTGDTHFLAYATSDSPYGPFTYQGTFMEPVTGWTTHHSIIEFKGRWYIFYHDVERSGKTHLRNIKVWELKRKPDGSLELIKP